In the Harmonia axyridis chromosome 3, icHarAxyr1.1, whole genome shotgun sequence genome, one interval contains:
- the LOC123675313 gene encoding uncharacterized protein LOC123675313: protein MTQGSIKSKFNHFKLNTTFVVLDKITDNLPIKKLNINELKIPDNLTLADNSFNVPAPIQMLLGVTVFYDLLCVGQIRFQRGHPIMQKTKLGWIISGSLFSTPKPNYDEVSVCNLSTDSIGQQLEKFWVMEDYDNRPRLNKEERECEINFIQSTKREEDGRFSVTLPTREKISELGSSYETAVRRFDMLEAIFRKNENFKKQYTEFMNEYIELGHMKKLAQNKENHNERNVFYLPHHGVFKDGSETTKLHIVFDGSCKTDTGISLNDCLHVGPTLQDDLFTILIRFRQHNIVISADICKMYRQVYVQEEQRDLQRI, encoded by the coding sequence ATGACGCAGGGTTCAATaaaatccaaattcaatcatttcaaGTTAAATACCACATTTGTTGTTTTGGATAAAATCACAGACAATTTACCTATCAAGAAATTAAACATTAATGAACTGAAAATTCCCGATAATTTAACATTAGCTGACAATTCATTTAATGTACCGGCTCCAATACAAATGCTACTTGGGGTAACTGTATTTTATGATTTGTTGTGTGTGGGACAAATACGCTTTCAAAGGGGTCATCCTATTATGCAAAAAACTAAATTGGGATGGATAATTTCGGGATCCTTATTTTCAACGCCCAAGCCCAATTATGACGAGGTATCGGTATGTAATTTATCCACGGATTCCATTGGACAGCAATTGGAAAAATTTTGGGTTATGGAGGATTACGACAATAGACCAAGGCTAAATAAAGAAGAAAGGGAATgcgaaataaattttattcaatctACCAAACGGGAAGAGGATGGACGATTCTCGGTAACATTACCCACAAGGGAGAAAATATCGGAACTTGGCAGTTCCTATGAAACTGCAGTGCGGCGATTTGACATGTTAGAAGCGATATTcagaaaaaacgaaaatttcaaaaaacaatacACGGAATTCATGAACGAATATATCGAGTTGGGACATATGAAAAAATTAGCTCAAAACAAAGAAAATCACAACGAAAGAAACGTATTTTATTTGCCACATCATGGAGTCTTCAAGGATGGTAGCGAGACAACAAAATTACATATTGTGTTTGACGGTTCTTGCAAAACAGATACAGGAATCAGTTTAAATGATTGTCTTCATGTTGGACCAACATTGCAGGATGATCTTTTCACAATTTTAATTAGATTCCGGCAACATAATATCGTGATCTCAGCGGACATTTGCAAAATGTATCGCCAGGTGTATGTCCAAGAGGAGCAAAGAGATCTGCAAAGAATATAA